From Carettochelys insculpta isolate YL-2023 chromosome 22, ASM3395843v1, whole genome shotgun sequence, one genomic window encodes:
- the OPA3 gene encoding optic atrophy 3 protein — MVVGAFPIAKLLYLGVRQLSRPLAARIKAGARASPFFRTYICGPPAQLYHWVEMRTKMRIMGFHGATIKPLNEEAAAELGAELLGEAIVFGVGGLCIFLEYARQAANTRKKEEEQSSTLLGLQEQVAELGLAVETLDAQLREVNRQLLTVSASPKK; from the exons ATGGTGGTCGGCGCATTCCCCATTGCGAAGCTCCTCTACCTGGGCGTGCGGCAGTTGAGCCGGCCGCTGGCCGCGCGCATCAAAGCGGGAGCGCGCGCCAGCCCCTTCTTCCGGACCTACATCTGCGGGCCGCCCGCGCAGC TGTATCACTGGGTGGAGATGCGAACCAAGATGCGGATCATGGGCTTCCATGGCGCAACCATCAAACCACTGAACGAGGAGGCGGcagcggagctgggggcagagctgctgggcGAGGCCATCGTCTTTGGCGTGGGCGGCCTGTGCATCTTCCTGGAGTACGCACGCCAGGCCGCCAATACCCgcaagaaggaggaggagcagagcagcACCCTGCTGGGGCTGCAAGAGCAGGTGGCTGAGCTGGGCCTGGCCGTGGAGACTCTGGACGCGCAATTGCGCGAGGTGAACCGCCAGCTGCTGACTGTCTCCGCCAGCCCCAAGAAGTAG
- the GPR4 gene encoding G-prodeshotein coupled receptor 4 — protein sequence MRMCNTTLVSCQVNSKIDHLFPPMLYIVVITLGLPTNCMALWAAYLQVRQHNELGIYLMNLSVADLLYIATLPLWIDYFLHYDNWIHGQESCKLFGFVFYTNIYISIAFLCCISVDRYLAVAHPLRFAPVRRIKTAVAVSAVVWAIEIGANSAPLFHNELFHDRYNHTFCFEKYPMQEWVAWMNLYRVFLGFLFPWMLMLFCYQGILRAVRGNISTEQQEKAKIKRLALSLIVILLFCFAPYHLILLSRSAVYLGKACDCSFEEKVFVAYHTSLAFTSLNCVADPILYCFANEGARGDVAKALSTLLRFLTSSKPQEMASASLSLDTPLSSKKSSFFRLPVAPQPPPPPGPPDEELQMKILTFDQ from the coding sequence ATGAGAATGTGTAACACCACCCTGGTCAGCTGCCAGGTGAATTCCAAGATCGACCACCTCTTCCCCCCGATGCTCTACATCGTGGTCATCACCCTGGGGCTGCCCACCAACTGCATGGCCCTGTGGGCCGCTTACCTGCAGGTCCGGCAGCACAACGAGCTGGGCATCTACCTGATGAACCTCTCGGTGGCCGACCTGCTGTACATAGCCACGCTGCCGCTGTGGATTGACTACTTCCTGCACTACGACAACTGGATCCACGGCCAGGAGTCCTGCAAGCTCTTCGGCTTCGTCTTCTACACCAACATCTACATCAGCATCGCCTTCCTCTGCTGCATCTCCGTGGACCGCTACCTGGCCGTGGCCCACCCGCTCCGCTTTGCCCCCGTCCGCCGGATCAAGACGGCCGTGGCGGTGAGCGCCGTGGTCTGGGCCATCGAGATCGGGGCCAACTCGGCGCCGCTCTTCCACAATGAGCTCTTCCACGACCGCTACAACCACACCTTCTGCTTCGAGAAGTACCCCATGCAGGAGTGGGTGGCCTGGATGAACCTCTACCGCGTGTTCCTCggcttcctcttcccctggaTGCTCATGCTCTTCTGCTACCAGGGCATCCTGCGGGCCGTGCGTGGCAACATCTCCACCGAGCAGCAGGAGAAGGCCAAGATCAAGCGGCTGGCCCTCAGCCTCATCGTCATCCTCCTCTTCTGCTTCGCCCCCTACCACCTCATCCTGCTCTCCCGCAGCGCCGTCTACCTCGGCAAGGCCTGCGACTGCAGCTTCGAGGAGAAGGTCTTCGTGGCCTACCACACCTCGCTGGCCTTCACCAGCCTCAACTGCGTGGCCGACCCCATCCTGTACTGCTTCGCCAACGAGGGGGCCCGCGGTGACGTGGCCAAGGCCCTCTCCACCCTGCTGCGCTTCCTCACCAGCTCCAAGCCCCAGGAGATGGCCAGCGCCTCGCTCAGCTTGGACACCCCCCTCTCCTCCAAGAAGAGCAGCTTCTTCCGGCTCCCcgtggccccccagcccccgccgcccccaggcCCACCCGACGAGGAGCTGCAGATGAAGATCTTGACTTTCGACCAGTGA